In Edaphobacter paludis, a single window of DNA contains:
- a CDS encoding SOS response-associated peptidase: MCGRYVRRATKKAIADWFGVDPEHLPEFGPSFNIAPQTFQPVVRFSPESGEREIVLMRWGLVPFWARDARDGVKRINARAESIVTTASFREAIKKRRCLVPADAFYEWQKIGAKTKQAFAIGMLDGSQYGFAGLWESWKEENGTLLETFTIITTDPNEVMEPLHDRMPVIIEPKDYDRWLQPAEAEALPLDLLRPFPAERMRAWKANSRVGNVRNDEESLLVCDDAPTLWG; the protein is encoded by the coding sequence ATGTGTGGACGCTACGTTCGACGGGCAACGAAAAAGGCGATAGCCGACTGGTTCGGCGTCGATCCCGAACACCTGCCGGAGTTCGGCCCGAGTTTCAATATTGCGCCGCAGACATTTCAGCCCGTGGTGCGATTCTCGCCGGAGTCGGGCGAGAGGGAGATTGTCTTGATGCGGTGGGGACTCGTGCCCTTCTGGGCGCGGGATGCGCGAGACGGAGTGAAGCGCATCAATGCTCGCGCAGAGAGCATTGTCACCACCGCATCCTTCCGCGAAGCGATCAAGAAGCGGCGATGCCTGGTGCCTGCCGATGCGTTCTACGAATGGCAGAAGATCGGCGCGAAGACCAAGCAAGCTTTCGCCATCGGGATGCTCGATGGAAGTCAGTACGGCTTTGCTGGCCTCTGGGAGAGTTGGAAGGAAGAGAACGGGACGCTGCTGGAGACGTTCACTATCATCACGACGGACCCGAACGAAGTCATGGAGCCGCTGCATGACCGGATGCCGGTGATTATTGAGCCGAAGGATTACGACCGCTGGCTCCAGCCGGCGGAAGCTGAGGCTCTGCCGCTCGATCTGCTGAGGCCTTTTCCTGCCGAGAGGATGCGGGCATGGAAGGCGAACTCGCGTGTGGGCAACGTGCGGAATGATGAGGAAAGTTTGCTCGTCTGTGACGACGCGCCTACCCTCTGGGGATAG
- a CDS encoding recombinase A produces the protein MAIQSRSAALRQEIESSLASRIPAALSPQAVQIARLLPIRNEAVNTLLGGGLPIGGICEFTGPASAGRTSLALSVLSEATVDSACAYIDVSDSLDARSAAAAGVRLKNLLWVRFSEIQEQAPPPTQPGPTGRVGTPSPNDGVDRSTQHHGIRHPRAETKGIDRALEKMLVQKAETRLKKMEGTPGYPNQRLSLAAAPAEQVAYEHFNARRADASDPLRQIDRRTADEARERAKSPAAVQGGLRRDAKPWSKLDKALRTADQILQAGGFRVVVLDLASVSPEQALRIPSATWYRFSRAAQEGDAILLLLTQEPCARSSAKCVLDCSPHLAPSESIHVFDRMTYATEVVRQRVANPYGKKAPGRAVEWNSTAPWMRAAGR, from the coding sequence ATGGCGATTCAGTCCCGAAGTGCGGCGTTGAGGCAGGAAATCGAGAGCAGCCTCGCGTCGCGGATTCCCGCCGCCTTATCGCCCCAGGCCGTCCAAATAGCACGGCTTCTCCCGATTCGGAATGAAGCCGTAAATACCCTGTTGGGTGGCGGTTTGCCTATCGGTGGCATCTGCGAGTTTACCGGTCCCGCCTCAGCCGGACGAACATCGCTGGCTCTGTCAGTCCTAAGTGAAGCGACAGTCGATTCGGCCTGCGCCTACATCGACGTGAGCGACAGCCTCGACGCAAGAAGTGCCGCCGCCGCTGGAGTGCGACTCAAGAACCTTCTCTGGGTGCGTTTTTCCGAGATACAGGAGCAAGCTCCGCCCCCCACCCAACCCGGCCCGACCGGGAGAGTCGGCACGCCTAGCCCGAATGATGGTGTGGATAGATCAACGCAGCACCACGGCATTCGCCACCCACGCGCCGAAACGAAGGGTATCGACCGGGCGTTGGAGAAGATGCTTGTTCAGAAAGCCGAGACGCGGCTCAAGAAAATGGAAGGAACCCCAGGCTATCCCAACCAAAGACTTAGCCTCGCAGCCGCCCCAGCAGAGCAGGTCGCCTACGAGCATTTCAACGCCCGCCGTGCTGATGCGTCCGACCCGTTACGGCAAATCGACCGGAGAACTGCGGATGAGGCCCGCGAACGTGCCAAGTCGCCCGCAGCAGTACAAGGCGGGCTGAGGCGTGATGCAAAGCCGTGGAGCAAGTTGGACAAGGCTCTTCGTACAGCAGACCAGATTCTCCAAGCGGGAGGTTTCCGAGTCGTGGTACTTGACCTTGCCTCAGTCTCCCCGGAGCAAGCTCTTCGTATCCCGTCGGCAACCTGGTATCGGTTCAGCCGCGCCGCGCAGGAAGGCGACGCGATCCTGCTACTCCTGACTCAGGAACCATGCGCCAGATCGAGCGCGAAATGCGTACTCGACTGCTCACCGCACTTGGCTCCAAGCGAATCAATCCATGTCTTCGACAGGATGACCTACGCAACCGAAGTCGTCCGCCAGCGGGTGGCAAATCCTTACGGCAAGAAAGC